The Niallia alba genome includes a window with the following:
- the secE gene encoding preprotein translocase subunit SecE: protein MQSAVKYFREVGRELRKVSWPKKKELTNYTITVLVTVVFFAIFFAVVDLGISELIRLILE, encoded by the coding sequence ATGCAAAGTGCTGTTAAGTATTTTCGCGAAGTTGGTAGAGAATTAAGGAAGGTTAGTTGGCCGAAAAAGAAAGAGTTAACTAATTATACAATCACAGTACTTGTGACTGTTGTCTTTTTTGCTATCTTCTTCGCAGTTGTTGATTTAGGAATTTCTGAACTTATTCGTTTAATACTTGAATAA
- the cysE gene encoding serine O-acetyltransferase: protein MFRRIKEDIAVVFEQDPAARSSIEVILTYSGLHAIWFHRIAHFLFRHKRFFLARVISQFSRFMTGVEIHPGAKIGNRLFIDHGMGVVIGETCEIGDNVTIFQGVTLGGTGKEKGKRHPTVKDNALIASGAKVLGSIVIGENAKIGAGSVVLKDVPANSTVVGIPGRVKVQDGIKIKKDLNHCDLPDPVADRLKEMELEIAHLREQLKELQEERSYK from the coding sequence ATGTTTCGGCGCATAAAAGAGGATATAGCTGTTGTGTTTGAACAAGATCCTGCTGCAAGAAGCTCAATAGAAGTTATCTTAACTTATTCTGGGTTGCATGCTATATGGTTTCACAGAATTGCTCATTTCTTATTTAGACATAAACGGTTTTTCTTAGCGAGAGTGATTTCGCAATTTAGTCGCTTTATGACAGGGGTTGAAATCCATCCAGGAGCAAAAATCGGCAATCGTCTATTCATTGATCATGGTATGGGAGTAGTGATCGGAGAAACGTGTGAGATAGGGGATAATGTTACTATTTTTCAGGGAGTAACACTTGGCGGAACGGGAAAGGAAAAAGGAAAAAGGCATCCGACCGTTAAAGATAACGCCCTTATTGCTTCTGGTGCAAAAGTGCTTGGATCCATTGTTATTGGGGAAAATGCCAAAATAGGTGCAGGATCAGTTGTGCTAAAAGATGTACCAGCAAATTCTACAGTAGTAGGTATTCCAGGAAGAGTTAAAGTACAAGATGGTATTAAAATAAAAAAAGACTTAAATCATTGTGATTTACCAGATCCGGTTGCAGATCGACTAAAAGAAATGGAATTGGAAATTGCCCATTTAAGAGAACAACTAAAAGAATTACAGGAAGAAAGGAGTTATAAGTAA
- the nusG gene encoding transcription termination/antitermination protein NusG yields MEKNWYVVHTYSGYENKVKANLEKRVETMAMQDKIFRVVVPEEEETDIRNGKTKVVKRKVFPGYVLVEIVMTDDSWYVVRNTPGVTGFVGSAGSGSKPTPLLPEEVQVILKRMGVEEQRIEIEFELGETVKVNEGPFANFTGTVEEIDKDKAKVKVLVNMFGRDTPVELDFTQIEKF; encoded by the coding sequence ATGGAAAAAAACTGGTATGTAGTGCATACGTACTCTGGATATGAGAATAAAGTAAAAGCCAATTTGGAAAAAAGGGTAGAAACAATGGCGATGCAAGATAAAATTTTCCGCGTTGTTGTACCTGAAGAAGAAGAAACAGATATCAGAAATGGTAAAACAAAAGTAGTGAAAAGAAAAGTTTTCCCAGGTTATGTGCTGGTGGAAATTGTTATGACAGATGATTCTTGGTATGTAGTGCGTAATACGCCTGGGGTAACTGGGTTTGTAGGTTCTGCTGGTTCAGGGTCTAAACCAACTCCGCTTTTGCCAGAAGAAGTCCAAGTAATTCTGAAGCGCATGGGTGTTGAGGAACAAAGAATTGAAATTGAGTTTGAATTAGGAGAAACAGTGAAGGTGAATGAAGGACCATTTGCTAATTTCACTGGGACTGTTGAGGAAATTGATAAAGATAAAGCGAAGGTTAAAGTACTGGTAAATATGTTTGGAAGAGATACCCCGGTAGAACTGGATTTTACACAAATTGAAAAATTTTAA
- the rplJ gene encoding 50S ribosomal protein L10, whose translation MSSVIEQKKQIVSDIAEKFKASKSTIVVDYRGLTVSEVTELRKQLRDAGIEFKVFKNSLTRRAAESVELAGLNESLTGPNAIAFSNEDVVAPAKILNDFAKKHEALEIKAGVIEGNLATVEEVKALAELPSREGLLSMLLSVLQAPIRNLALATKAVADQKEEQGA comes from the coding sequence ATGAGCAGCGTAATCGAACAAAAGAAACAAATAGTATCTGATATTGCTGAGAAATTCAAAGCAAGTAAATCAACTATCGTTGTTGACTACCGTGGTTTGACTGTTTCAGAAGTAACTGAACTTCGTAAACAACTTCGTGACGCAGGAATCGAGTTCAAAGTTTTCAAAAACTCTTTAACTCGCCGTGCTGCAGAATCTGTTGAATTAGCAGGTTTAAACGAATCATTAACTGGTCCAAACGCTATTGCGTTCAGTAATGAGGATGTTGTTGCACCAGCAAAAATTTTAAACGACTTCGCTAAAAAACATGAAGCGTTAGAAATTAAAGCAGGAGTAATCGAAGGAAACTTAGCAACTGTTGAAGAAGTGAAAGCTCTAGCTGAACTTCCATCACGCGAAGGTTTACTTTCTATGTTACTCAGCGTTCTTCAAGCACCAATCCGCAACCTTGCTCTTGCTACAAAAGCAGTTGCAGATCAAAAAGAAGAACAAGGCGCTTAA
- the gltX gene encoding glutamate--tRNA ligase, with protein sequence MSNEIRVRYAPSPTGHLHIGNARTALFNYLFARSKGGKFIIRIEDTDKKRNIEGGEESQLKYLKWLGMDWDESTDIGGEYGPYRQSERNDIYKKYYTEMLDKDLAYKCYCTEEEIEAEREEQVSRGETPKYSGKCRHLTKEQQEKLEAEGRQPSIRIRVPENIVYEFNDMVKGDVSFESETIGDYVIVKKDGTPTYNFAVAIDDHLMDITHVLRGDDHITNTPKQLMIYDAFGWERPIFGHMTLIVNESRKKLSKRDESIIQFIEQYEELGYLPEALFNFIALLGWSPEGEEELFSIEEFIRIFDPARLSKSPALFDQNKLAWMNNQYIKKADLETVVRLAVPHLEKAGLVSENRSAEEAAWVNNLVGLYQEQMSCGADIVNLSTLFFSDEIHYDGEAEEVLAGEQVPSVVQAFKDALSEMPEWSADQIKASIKAVQKATGQKGKNLFMPIRVATTGQTHGPDLPKAIELLGKEKIEARLTALIS encoded by the coding sequence ATGTCTAACGAAATTCGTGTTCGTTATGCTCCAAGTCCAACAGGGCATTTGCATATAGGGAATGCACGTACAGCATTATTTAATTATTTATTTGCACGCAGTAAAGGCGGAAAGTTTATCATCCGCATTGAAGATACGGATAAAAAAAGAAATATCGAAGGCGGAGAAGAAAGCCAGTTAAAATATTTGAAGTGGCTTGGAATGGACTGGGATGAAAGTACGGATATTGGTGGAGAATACGGTCCGTATCGCCAGTCTGAAAGAAATGATATTTATAAAAAGTACTATACAGAGATGCTAGACAAGGATCTTGCTTATAAGTGTTATTGTACGGAAGAAGAAATTGAAGCAGAAAGAGAAGAGCAAGTAAGTAGAGGAGAAACACCTAAGTATTCTGGAAAATGTCGTCATTTAACAAAGGAACAACAAGAAAAATTAGAAGCAGAAGGAAGACAACCTAGTATTCGAATTCGTGTTCCGGAAAATATCGTTTATGAGTTTAATGATATGGTAAAAGGGGACGTTTCCTTTGAGTCAGAAACAATTGGCGATTATGTCATTGTTAAAAAGGATGGTACTCCAACATACAATTTTGCGGTTGCAATCGATGATCATTTAATGGACATTACCCACGTTCTACGTGGAGATGACCATATTACCAATACACCAAAACAATTAATGATCTATGATGCATTTGGTTGGGAAAGACCAATATTTGGCCATATGACTTTGATTGTCAATGAAAGTAGAAAGAAATTAAGTAAGCGTGATGAATCGATTATTCAATTTATCGAGCAATATGAAGAGTTAGGCTATTTACCTGAAGCTTTATTTAATTTCATTGCTCTATTAGGATGGTCACCAGAAGGAGAAGAGGAATTATTCTCTATCGAAGAATTTATCCGTATTTTTGATCCAGCGAGATTATCTAAATCTCCTGCACTATTTGATCAAAATAAATTGGCATGGATGAATAATCAATATATTAAGAAGGCAGATTTAGAAACGGTTGTTCGTCTAGCTGTTCCCCACTTAGAAAAAGCCGGTTTAGTGAGTGAAAATCGTTCGGCTGAAGAAGCGGCATGGGTAAATAATCTGGTTGGTCTATATCAAGAGCAAATGAGCTGTGGAGCAGATATTGTAAACTTATCTACTTTATTCTTTAGTGATGAAATCCATTATGATGGAGAAGCAGAAGAAGTTTTAGCTGGTGAGCAGGTTCCTAGTGTAGTACAAGCGTTTAAAGATGCCTTATCTGAAATGCCGGAATGGAGTGCAGATCAGATAAAGGCTTCTATTAAAGCGGTTCAAAAGGCTACAGGTCAAAAAGGGAAAAACTTATTTATGCCAATTCGTGTGGCTACAACTGGACAAACCCATGGACCAGATTTACCAAAAGCAATTGAGCTTTTAGGAAAAGAAAAAATTGAAGCAAGATTAACAGCATTAATTAGTTAA
- the sigH gene encoding RNA polymerase sporulation sigma factor SigH produces the protein MSTDNWTKSNEYIGNYMELEDEVLVELVHQGESDALDYLIQKYRNFVRAKARSYFLIGADKEDIVQEGMIGLYKAIRDFKEDKLSSFKAFAELCITRQIITAIKTATRQKHIPLNSYVSLDKPIYDEESDRTLMDIISGAKVLDPEELIINQEEYDHIEIKMSELLSDLERKVLSLYLDGQSYQEISEELNRHVKSIDNALQRVKRKLERYLEIREFSL, from the coding sequence ATGAGTACTGACAACTGGACTAAGAGTAACGAATATATTGGAAATTATATGGAACTTGAAGATGAAGTGTTAGTGGAATTGGTGCACCAAGGGGAAAGTGATGCTTTAGATTATTTAATTCAAAAGTATCGTAACTTCGTGCGAGCTAAAGCCAGATCCTATTTCTTAATCGGAGCAGACAAAGAAGATATTGTACAAGAGGGTATGATTGGTCTCTATAAGGCAATCCGTGATTTTAAGGAGGACAAGCTCTCCTCGTTTAAGGCGTTTGCGGAATTATGTATAACAAGACAAATCATTACTGCTATCAAAACGGCAACTAGGCAGAAACATATTCCTTTAAATTCGTATGTTTCTTTGGACAAGCCCATCTATGATGAAGAATCTGATCGAACGTTAATGGATATTATATCTGGAGCAAAAGTGCTTGATCCAGAAGAATTGATCATTAATCAGGAAGAGTATGATCACATTGAGATAAAAATGTCTGAATTATTAAGTGATTTAGAAAGAAAAGTATTGTCTCTATATCTTGATGGTCAATCCTATCAAGAAATTTCTGAAGAGTTGAATAGGCATGTGAAGTCTATTGATAATGCCTTGCAAAGGGTGAAAAGAAAGTTAGAGCGGTATTTAGAAATAAGAGAATTTTCGCTATAG
- the rplK gene encoding 50S ribosomal protein L11: MAKKVIKVVKLQIPAAKANPAPPVGPALGQAGVNIMGFCKEFNARTAEQAGLIIPVEITVFEDRSFTFITKTPPAAVLLKKAAGIESGSGEPNRNKVATVKRDKVREIAETKMPDLNAADVEAAMRMVEGTARSMGIVIED; encoded by the coding sequence GTGGCTAAAAAAGTAATTAAAGTTGTTAAATTGCAAATCCCAGCAGCTAAAGCGAATCCGGCACCACCAGTTGGTCCTGCATTGGGTCAAGCTGGCGTAAATATTATGGGATTCTGTAAGGAGTTCAACGCTCGTACAGCTGAACAAGCTGGTTTAATTATTCCTGTTGAGATTACGGTTTTCGAAGACCGTTCATTTACATTTATTACAAAAACTCCACCTGCTGCAGTTTTACTTAAAAAAGCAGCTGGTATTGAGTCTGGTTCAGGTGAACCAAATCGTAATAAAGTAGCAACTGTTAAGCGTGATAAAGTACGCGAGATTGCTGAAACAAAAATGCCTGATCTAAACGCAGCTGATGTTGAAGCAGCTATGCGCATGGTTGAAGGTACAGCCCGCAGCATGGGTATTGTTATTGAAGACTAA
- the ispD gene encoding 2-C-methyl-D-erythritol 4-phosphate cytidylyltransferase: protein MTYEVIIPAAGQGRRMGLGKNKLFLELDRLPVFIHTLTVFENDPNCNGIWLVVSSDDKKIMDELVKKYSITKVTALIEGGAERQHSVYHAVKEIPDDTIVLVHDAARPFIQTEQIARLTKVAKESGAAVLAVPIKDTVKKVNGELVVETVERSSLWAIQTPQAFRISILKEAHERAVVDTYIGTDDASLVERLGQAVQIVEGNYDNIKLTTPEDLYFAEAIVAKRKKASNVPL, encoded by the coding sequence ATGACTTATGAAGTCATTATTCCGGCAGCAGGACAAGGGAGACGAATGGGACTAGGGAAAAACAAACTGTTTCTTGAGTTAGACCGTTTACCAGTATTTATTCATACCTTAACTGTCTTTGAAAATGATCCGAACTGTAATGGAATATGGTTGGTAGTTAGTTCAGACGATAAAAAAATAATGGATGAACTAGTAAAGAAATATAGCATTACAAAAGTTACTGCGCTAATTGAGGGTGGTGCAGAGAGACAGCATAGTGTTTACCATGCAGTAAAGGAAATACCGGATGATACAATTGTTCTTGTTCATGATGCGGCGAGACCTTTTATACAAACAGAGCAAATTGCTAGATTAACAAAGGTTGCAAAGGAAAGTGGCGCAGCTGTTTTAGCAGTACCGATTAAAGACACCGTCAAAAAAGTGAATGGTGAATTGGTAGTGGAAACAGTTGAGCGTTCAAGCTTGTGGGCGATTCAGACCCCACAAGCTTTTCGCATTTCCATTTTAAAGGAAGCGCATGAAAGAGCTGTTGTAGATACATATATAGGAACAGATGATGCTAGTTTGGTGGAAAGATTAGGACAAGCTGTGCAAATTGTAGAAGGAAACTATGACAATATTAAATTAACGACACCAGAGGATTTATACTTTGCTGAGGCGATAGTGGCGAAGCGAAAAAAAGCAAGTAATGTACCGTTATAG
- the rplA gene encoding 50S ribosomal protein L1 codes for MAKKGKKYLEAIKLVDRTKTYPIQEAIELVKKTSTTKFDASVEVAFRLGVDPKKADQQIRGAVVLPNGTGKTQRVLVFAKGEKLKEAEAAGADFVGDAEYITKIQQGWFDFDVIVATPDMMGEVGKLGRVLGPKGLMPNPKTGTVTFDVTKAVNEIKAGKVEYRVDKAGNVHVPIGKVSFDEAKLVENFKTIFDTMSKAKPAAAKGTYMKNVSVTSTMGPGVKVDPSTV; via the coding sequence ATGGCTAAAAAAGGTAAGAAGTATTTAGAAGCTATCAAACTTGTTGATCGTACTAAAACTTACCCAATTCAAGAAGCAATTGAGTTAGTGAAAAAAACTAGCACTACAAAATTTGATGCATCAGTTGAGGTTGCTTTCCGTCTAGGAGTAGATCCTAAGAAAGCTGATCAGCAAATCCGTGGAGCAGTAGTTCTTCCGAACGGAACTGGTAAAACTCAACGCGTTTTAGTTTTCGCTAAAGGTGAAAAATTAAAAGAAGCAGAAGCAGCAGGAGCAGACTTTGTAGGCGATGCTGAATATATAACTAAAATCCAACAAGGTTGGTTTGATTTTGACGTAATCGTTGCAACTCCAGACATGATGGGTGAAGTTGGTAAACTTGGTCGTGTATTAGGACCTAAAGGTTTAATGCCAAACCCTAAAACTGGTACAGTTACATTTGATGTAACAAAAGCAGTTAACGAAATCAAAGCTGGTAAAGTAGAATACCGCGTAGATAAAGCTGGTAATGTACATGTTCCAATTGGTAAAGTTTCTTTCGATGAAGCAAAACTAGTTGAAAACTTCAAAACTATCTTTGATACAATGTCAAAAGCAAAACCAGCAGCTGCAAAAGGAACTTACATGAAGAACGTTTCTGTTACTTCAACAATGGGACCTGGCGTAAAAGTAGATCCTTCTACTGTTTGA
- the rlmB gene encoding 23S rRNA (guanosine(2251)-2'-O)-methyltransferase RlmB — translation MSSDFIVGKNAVIEALKSERDVNKILIAEGSQKGQMQTVIGLAKQANVLVQFVPKKKLDSLVDANHQGVVAQVAAYQYAEIDDLFALAEKKQETPFFLLLDEIEDPHNLGSIMRTADAVGAHGIIIPRRRAVGLTATVAKASTGAIEHIPVVRVTNMARTIDELKTRGIWIAGTDAKGSEDYRRFDGTMPLGLVIGSEGKGMGRLIKEKCDFLIHLPMAGAVTSLNASVAAALLMYEVYRKRHPLEG, via the coding sequence GTGTCAAGTGACTTTATTGTTGGAAAAAATGCAGTAATTGAAGCGTTAAAATCGGAAAGAGATGTAAATAAAATACTCATTGCTGAAGGTTCTCAAAAGGGACAAATGCAAACCGTAATTGGTTTAGCGAAACAAGCAAATGTGCTTGTTCAATTTGTACCGAAGAAAAAGTTGGATAGCTTAGTAGATGCAAATCACCAAGGAGTAGTAGCTCAAGTTGCTGCGTATCAATATGCAGAAATAGACGATTTGTTTGCACTGGCAGAAAAAAAGCAAGAAACGCCTTTTTTCTTGCTGCTTGATGAAATTGAGGATCCACATAATTTAGGTTCCATTATGAGGACTGCTGATGCAGTAGGTGCCCATGGGATTATTATTCCACGAAGAAGAGCCGTAGGCTTAACAGCTACTGTTGCTAAAGCATCTACTGGCGCTATTGAGCATATACCAGTTGTACGTGTAACGAATATGGCAAGGACGATAGATGAACTTAAAACGAGAGGGATATGGATTGCAGGAACAGATGCAAAAGGAAGTGAAGATTATCGCAGATTTGATGGAACGATGCCATTAGGATTAGTGATTGGCAGCGAAGGGAAAGGCATGGGAAGGTTGATTAAGGAAAAATGTGATTTTCTTATTCATTTACCTATGGCCGGAGCTGTTACTTCTTTAAATGCTTCTGTTGCAGCCGCACTTTTAATGTATGAGGTATATCGGAAACGCCATCCACTTGAGGGATAA
- the ispF gene encoding 2-C-methyl-D-erythritol 2,4-cyclodiphosphate synthase: protein MFRIGQGFDVHQLVSGRPLIIGGIEIPYEKGLLGHSDADVLLHTIADACLGAIGEGDIGKHFPDTDEAFKDADSAKLLQHVWQIVKEKGYKLVNADCTIMAQLPKMAPHIQAMQARIADLLETEKENVNVKATTTEKLGFTGRGEGIASQAVVLLQKRNV, encoded by the coding sequence ATGTTTCGAATTGGTCAAGGATTTGATGTTCACCAATTAGTAAGCGGAAGACCACTTATTATTGGAGGGATAGAAATTCCATACGAAAAAGGGCTATTAGGACACTCTGATGCTGATGTCTTGTTACATACGATTGCAGACGCTTGTTTAGGGGCGATTGGAGAAGGAGACATTGGAAAACACTTTCCAGATACAGATGAAGCATTTAAAGATGCTGATTCGGCAAAGCTATTGCAGCATGTATGGCAAATAGTGAAGGAAAAAGGCTACAAATTAGTGAATGCTGATTGTACCATCATGGCTCAGCTGCCTAAAATGGCCCCCCATATTCAAGCGATGCAAGCAAGAATTGCGGATTTACTTGAAACAGAGAAAGAGAATGTAAATGTCAAAGCGACAACTACAGAAAAATTAGGGTTTACAGGAAGAGGAGAAGGTATTGCCTCGCAAGCGGTAGTATTGCTCCAAAAAAGAAATGTGTAA
- the rplL gene encoding 50S ribosomal protein L7/L12: MSKEQILEAVKNMTVLELNDLVKAIEEEFGVTAAAPVAVVAGGGEAAAEKTEFDVVLASAGDQKIKVIKVVREITGLGLKEAKELVDNTPKAVKEGASKEEAEEIKAKLEEVGANVEVK; encoded by the coding sequence ATGTCTAAAGAACAAATCTTAGAAGCAGTTAAAAATATGACTGTTTTAGAATTAAACGATTTAGTAAAAGCGATTGAAGAAGAATTTGGAGTAACTGCTGCTGCTCCTGTAGCTGTAGTTGCAGGTGGCGGAGAAGCTGCTGCAGAAAAAACTGAGTTTGATGTAGTTCTTGCATCTGCTGGAGATCAAAAAATCAAAGTTATCAAAGTTGTACGTGAAATCACAGGTCTTGGTCTTAAAGAAGCAAAAGAACTTGTTGACAACACTCCAAAAGCTGTTAAAGAAGGAGCTTCTAAAGAAGAAGCTGAAGAAATCAAAGCTAAACTTGAAGAAGTTGGAGCTAACGTTGAAGTTAAGTAA
- a CDS encoding Mini-ribonuclease 3 gives MLLYDKKVDEKQLNSLALAYMGDAVLEIYVRRHLLYSGKVKPNQLHREATKYVSAKGQAKVVHELLEKGFFSEEEIAVLKRGRNAKSGTVPKNTDVQTYRYSTGFEAVLGFLYLAKKEERLEEIIKAALSVIESK, from the coding sequence ATGCTCCTCTATGATAAAAAAGTGGATGAAAAACAATTGAACAGCCTTGCCCTTGCTTATATGGGCGATGCTGTTCTTGAGATATATGTAAGAAGACATTTGTTGTATAGTGGAAAGGTAAAACCTAACCAGCTTCATAGAGAGGCTACCAAATATGTTTCAGCTAAAGGGCAGGCTAAAGTAGTACATGAGCTTCTTGAAAAAGGGTTTTTTTCCGAAGAGGAGATAGCGGTACTGAAGAGAGGGCGTAATGCAAAATCCGGTACAGTACCTAAAAATACAGATGTACAGACCTATCGATATAGCACTGGTTTTGAAGCGGTATTAGGTTTTTTATATTTAGCAAAGAAAGAAGAGCGACTTGAAGAAATAATCAAAGCAGCTCTTTCTGTCATTGAAAGCAAATAG
- the rpmG gene encoding 50S ribosomal protein L33, which translates to MRKKLVLACEKCGTRNYSTVSNNGTERLEMKKFCQNCNAHTVHKETK; encoded by the coding sequence ATGAGGAAAAAGCTTGTATTAGCGTGTGAAAAATGTGGGACAAGAAATTATTCTACTGTGAGTAACAATGGAACAGAACGTTTGGAAATGAAAAAATTTTGTCAAAATTGTAATGCTCATACCGTTCATAAAGAAACAAAATAA
- the cysS gene encoding cysteine--tRNA ligase, translated as MPIQIYNTLTRAKEDFVPLEEGRVKMYVCGPTVYNYIHIGNARPAIVFDTVRRYLEFRGYDVQFVSNFTDVDDKLIKAANELGETVPVIADRFINAYFEDVSALGCKKADSHPRVTENMDIIIDFIAALVEKGFAYESEGDVYYHTRAFDGYGKLSHQSIDELRSGARIAVGEKKQDSLDFALWKKAKDGEISWDSPWGEGRPGWHIECSAMVRKYLGDTIDIHAGGQDLAFPHHENEIAQSEALTGKTFANYWMHNGYINIDNEKMSKSLGNFITVNDIIKIHDPQVLRFFMLSVHYRNPINYSEEVLENTRAGLERIRTSYENLKHRSTASTDLTDTNDEWIAKITDLRKQFVESMDDDFNTANGISVLFELSKQANYYLLEKTTSPAVIHAFMQEFEELFAVLGLSLSANEELLDEEIEELIEKRTQARKDRNFVLADQIRDQLKAMNIILEDTAQGIRWKRG; from the coding sequence ATGCCTATTCAAATATATAACACATTAACAAGAGCGAAGGAGGACTTTGTTCCCCTGGAAGAGGGAAGAGTAAAAATGTATGTATGTGGACCAACTGTTTACAACTATATCCACATTGGAAATGCTCGACCTGCAATTGTCTTTGATACCGTTCGTCGCTATTTAGAATTTCGAGGATATGATGTCCAATTTGTATCTAATTTTACCGATGTGGATGATAAGTTAATTAAAGCAGCAAATGAGCTTGGAGAAACAGTACCTGTTATCGCTGACCGCTTTATTAACGCATATTTTGAAGATGTTTCCGCATTAGGCTGCAAAAAGGCTGATTCGCATCCACGGGTAACAGAGAATATGGATATTATTATTGATTTTATTGCAGCGTTAGTAGAAAAGGGATTTGCTTACGAGTCTGAAGGAGACGTATATTATCATACAAGAGCTTTTGACGGATACGGAAAGCTCTCCCATCAATCCATTGATGAATTGCGTTCAGGAGCTCGCATTGCGGTAGGGGAGAAGAAACAAGATTCATTAGATTTTGCGTTATGGAAAAAAGCAAAAGATGGCGAAATTTCCTGGGATAGTCCATGGGGAGAGGGGCGTCCAGGCTGGCATATTGAATGCTCTGCGATGGTTCGTAAATATTTAGGGGATACAATTGATATTCATGCAGGCGGTCAAGATTTAGCATTCCCCCACCACGAAAATGAAATAGCACAATCAGAAGCATTAACAGGCAAGACTTTTGCTAATTATTGGATGCATAATGGGTATATTAATATTGATAATGAAAAGATGTCTAAGTCGCTTGGGAATTTTATTACGGTAAACGATATAATTAAAATTCATGATCCGCAAGTGCTAAGATTCTTTATGCTTTCCGTACATTATCGCAATCCGATTAATTATAGTGAAGAGGTATTGGAAAATACAAGAGCTGGATTAGAAAGAATTAGAACTTCTTATGAAAACTTAAAGCATCGCAGTACAGCGAGTACTGATCTTACTGATACAAATGATGAATGGATTGCTAAAATTACTGATCTTCGAAAACAATTTGTTGAAAGTATGGATGATGACTTTAATACAGCAAATGGCATTTCTGTTTTGTTCGAATTATCGAAACAAGCAAATTACTATTTACTAGAAAAAACAACCTCTCCTGCTGTTATTCATGCGTTTATGCAAGAGTTTGAAGAATTATTTGCAGTGCTGGGCTTATCTTTATCTGCTAATGAAGAATTATTAGATGAGGAAATTGAAGAACTAATTGAAAAAAGAACACAAGCAAGAAAAGATAGGAATTTTGTGCTTGCTGACCAGATTAGAGATCAATTAAAAGCAATGAATATCATATTAGAAGACACCGCACAAGGTATACGATGGAAAAGAGGGTAA
- a CDS encoding NYN domain-containing protein translates to MDILIVDGYNIIGAWPELNVLKNRDLAAARDTLVAKMAEYQGYSGYRVIVVFDAYYVKGTEKKYKDYKVEVIFTRENETADERIEKLAIELNNRKTQIHVATSDFTEQWAIFGQGALRKSARELLLEMAGMEQEIGKKVKKIKEKKPVAKIPLSREVEEIFEKWRRGEK, encoded by the coding sequence ATGGACATTCTTATTGTTGACGGATATAACATTATTGGTGCTTGGCCAGAATTAAACGTCCTAAAGAATAGAGACCTTGCAGCAGCGAGAGATACTTTAGTAGCGAAAATGGCAGAATATCAGGGTTATTCTGGATACAGGGTAATTGTTGTTTTTGATGCGTACTATGTAAAAGGCACAGAGAAAAAATATAAGGATTATAAAGTGGAAGTTATTTTTACTAGGGAAAATGAAACCGCAGATGAACGTATTGAGAAATTAGCAATTGAGCTCAATAACAGAAAAACACAAATACATGTTGCGACATCTGATTTTACAGAGCAATGGGCTATTTTTGGACAAGGAGCTTTGCGAAAATCAGCGAGAGAATTATTGTTAGAGATGGCTGGCATGGAGCAAGAAATCGGGAAAAAAGTAAAGAAAATCAAAGAAAAAAAGCCGGTTGCAAAGATTCCGCTTTCAAGAGAAGTGGAAGAAATTTTCGAAAAATGGCGCCGTGGAGAAAAATGA